The Sesamum indicum cultivar Zhongzhi No. 13 linkage group LG9, S_indicum_v1.0, whole genome shotgun sequence genome segment ccaaaagactaaaagtgttgaatCCCCTGtcatataggactaaaagtataattttatttaattattacgtATTCTTGTTACAAACACCTATAACTTTTGGGATAGTGACAAGTATTGATGTTCAATCTGATacgtaaatatataaacaatttaGGTAAGAAAATacctcaaaatttaataattaaattaaaaaactagaTGAGGTTCTAAcctgttttttattattattattattattattcgaACATCAATGTACTATCGAGAGACAATATTCTATTGAAACTTCGATCTTATCCTATGTTTCAATTTGAACTTTTCTCATAAAACCCACCcccaaaatatattagaattaatgTAAGAAAGAAACACCCAcgcaacaaaataataaaaaacaaaaatggttGAACCGTTGTCGAGTCGTAGGAAAGTTGAGACATCTAGAACCATAGATTTAAGATATATTATGTTCACATTGTTTAAGgttacattaaatatataaatactttttatttttttataaaattataaatacatttttttaagaacGTTAGTGTAACGTATTCTAAGGGAAGTTGACGTAATTTCACTActacaatattaaatagtattattgtaattttgtaaaaagtatggggtgtttatgtaatttaaacttaattttaaggggtcataatataatttatcctgaTTTATTCctatttgtaatataaatcTCTCCAAGCATGAACAGAAAGTACtattaatgtttaatttaaatattatgcaCAAAAAAGctaagtcatttttttttccttttttaggggcaacataataattaatatcccAACATATCTAACTAATTAAGTTATATacttacttttttaaataattaaatgttatacatattgttatatttgagcttatttttaaatatatatatatatctttccaATCTAACTTAATAACTttgacataataattaaaaaaaattatacctcTTTACATCTAATTTAGagacaatatattattttgtttctcaATGTTTGATTGGTTACATCAAAACATTCTTTGACTAAtgctattttaaataatttttgttttcgttGCAACAAATATTTGCCAAAAAATATCATACTTCTCGtagaaaatatcatatttaaaaggAACGTTACTCCCCTatgaaaatatagtaatttacccccttatactttttaaaatgaagcaatttacctccttatatagggaggtaaattgcttcattttaaaaattataggagggtaaattattgtattttaaaaaatacagggaggtaactcgctatttatttttttataagggggtaatttgctcatttatgatatcataggaaggtaaattgcttcattttaaagatcataggagggtaaattattgtattttaaaaaatacagggaggtaactcgctatttattttttcataaggggtaatttgcttatttatgatatcacaaggggttgcttgtatttttttctattaattttatatatatatatatatatatatatatatatataactatttcAAACACTAGAGATAAGCCTTACAACATTCATACTCCATATTGGGGCCTACCTTGATTCTAATCTACATTGACGAGATAAACACTTCCCACCTTATTTCCAAcctaaacacacacacacacacacacacacacacacacacacacacacacacacacacacacacaaacacacacacacacacacacacacacacacacacacacacatatatatatatatatatatacctattcgaccaacattttattattaaaaaatatgagatgaTCCAAGAAGATCAATGTGTTCCAACGAGGCCTATTTTAATTAACGGAATTAAAGAGTTTATAGGTTCGAGCTTCATCTATGTGTGTatattaatctattttaatagtaattgttGATCTATTGtgatagtaattattaattaattatacatatttgatattaaagatTGACATATACTGATGGTTGATGTTTGAACTGGAAAAAAGGATGATTTTTACACCTGTACCCCCTAATTAAggtctatttacataaatcgCTCCTACGTTTTGAAGATTTGCACAGATCACCcatgtttttgaaaaattacaatatatgcTCCTCAAGAACGTCATTATGATTGCACAAATTAAACtacccctattttttttttaaccattTGTGGTGGCTTTTATGATTATGTAAAAGATAggagtgatttgtgtaaataaatgaTAGATCAATGatgtaaatacaattatttttaaaaatatccatgtgtgttttattaatatactcCCCTCACATAGTGCGTGCGTGCGTGTGTGAAATTGTGGATGGAGCATGAACGCTGCtctttttgaacttttatatAAAGCCCTCATATGTCCATCAAAGACTTAGCAACAACATTGGAGTTGCACCTTTTCCCACCTTACTATCATTTGTTGTTGCCCAAAATTAAAGTTGCAAGAATTTTAGCaacaattcttgaaaaaagactaaataaatatcatcatggagaagaagatgatgattgCTCATCTTCTCCAAGCTCTTGAGGCTAAACCCTTGTTGATCTTCTTCATTATCTCTttacttttcttgtttgttctATCAAGATTTCGACGTAAACCCTATCCTCCTGGGCCGAGAGGGTGGCCCGTTATTGGCAACATGGGAATGATTGACCAATTGACCCACCGGGGATTGGCCAACTTGGCCAAACAATACGGTGGCATTCTCCACCTCGGCATTGGCTCCCTCCACATGGTGGCGGTGTCGAAGCCCGATGTGGCCCGAGAGGTACTACAACTCCAAGACAACATATTCTCCAACCGGCCCGCAACTGTCGCTATACGTTACTTAACCTATGATCGGGCCGACATGGCTTTCGCCCATTACGGGCCCTTCTGGCGCCAAATGCGCAAGCTATGCGTCATGAAGCTCTTTAGCCGTAAACGGGCTGAGTCCTGGGACTCGGTCAGGGACGAGGTGGACGACATGGTCAGGACCGTGGCTATGAGCACTGGCACGGCTGTGAACATCGGGGAGCTGGTGTTCGGGCTGACGAGGAACATAATTTACCGGGCTGCGTTTGGGTCGAGCTCCCATGAGGGCCAAGATgatttcatcaagattttGCAGGAGTTCTCGAAGCTGTTTGGAGCATTTAACATTGCGGACTTCATTCCATGGTTGGGGTGGATGGATCCTCAGGGGCTGAACAGCAGGCTGGCCAAAGCCCGGGCTTCGCTTGATGGATTTATAGACAGCATTATTGATGATCACATGCAGAGAAGAAAGCCCGAAGTTGGATCCGGTGAGGCCCGAGATACTGACATGGTGGATGAGTTGTTGGCTTTTTACAGTGATGACGATGAGGCTAAGGTTTCGGAGGCTGAGGATTTGCAGAGTTCCATCAAACTCACGAGGGACAACATTAAAGCCATCATCATGGTAAGAAAATCTACACTCGTTAtgaaatcttttaaataaaatcaaatcaatgaaatattttaaataaaatctaatcaAAATCGAATTTAGCCAAACTTAAATGTGGTTttcatattagaaaaaattctaacccaattaattggattgaatttgaattaattatatagtaagtgCAATACACTTCTTTTTACTAATTAGTGTACAGTTCaggaattaattatatgacaagtgtattaCGCTTgctttgttattatttttgttcgGGCAAAcctgatttaaataaaaaaaatttcatcatattattaatgtactattcaaatatatatatatatatatatatatatcacttgctatataattaattcgaCTTGATCCAATCTGAATTTTctagatattttttaatatattttgcaaataATTAACTACTTTTTATATAAGTGTTTGGTGTTTggaaaatcaaacaagaaaacctTTGTCGTTAAAGACATATAAATGCAAAACTTGCAAGATTGTCTatcaatgaattaattaactaatatcataattaatttttattttcgtctaactctttttttatttttgttgtatatatatatcagtgcattaatttaacaatttctttatcccttttatttaaaatttaatataaaaacttcTTATTTAATAGATTATCCTTTAAATGAAAAgggtttgtatatatatatatatatattgtctgtattaattaatttcactttgtataagttttaatttttaataatcaaaagaagaattaaaaaaaaaaaagaaagaacaagaagaagaagaaacctGAAAATTTCAACTTATTCCATTAAGAGAGAAACacatgtcattttttttataggaagaAAAGAATGTGCAAACACATGAAAACGTTGCACACAAGATTTTGtgattggtttatatattttattacatttaatattacaGACACGTCTTAGAAAACTCGTGGCCCCGCCCAaccttcaaattttataattttttttcaaaattatacattttttttatatatcaatcctcctacttattttatttatttccaaaTATTATGACAGTGTGATTTgttatataagtataattattttatttttaaattcgtCCGTATTTTATACCgatattaatttgttgaaaaaaagaagaagaagaaggtggCTGAAAAAGGCAGCAATCAGAGCCACATATATTGGGGTTTGGAAATGGAAAATCTGAGCACTTTTCTACTTAGATTTAGTCAGCAAATTTTGTAatgaagtatttgaaattttgatactatatatatatatatatgtaaaatataaaaagtttcaTATAAAATCATGTCATTATCTGCCCACATTTCaacttactttttttttatttcttaattgaaaaatatatatatttcttgaaatttttaggTCAATTATACATAGTTGGATCTTGCTACAGAATTCAATCTGGGGTAGACCTTATGAACCCTCTAATATTAGATAAGTTTGagttgttatttattataaaataatagggtgaatagcaatttatccccctgtgatactgaaaatgagcacattactcccctatgaaaaaattataataattcacccctttatactttttaaaataaagctaTTTACCTcgttatacagggaggtaaattgctatattttaaaaatcatgagggggtaaattgttgtattttaaaaaatataaggagataaatcgctatttgttttctcataagggggtaatttgctgatttgtgatatcacaaggaggttgcttgcatttttccctacNNNNNNNNNNNNNNNTTTAATATAAATaggttatttttttaaaaaagtatacgTAGAATTAACagattcttatttttatcttatttttaaaagtcacGAGagttttcatcttatttttaagatgTTAATAGATTCTTACAGAATCGTAAGTACgaacattttataagtttcataatcttatttttttagaactTATTTtcgaaagaaaaaatttgataagctttaaaaatatcttataaaatgaataagtatttttataaaaccgttTTAAATATTGTCATGTTACAGTTGATTACCGTTTTAGTTATagagatttattataattacgaAAACCCCcaaaattagtaattatttatcaaatactccctcgtaatattttattgtaggagaatatttgttagacaactgttaatttcaagaaagtattttttattttttaaatagcgaaaatatatttataattatgataaatttaagagGAGTGACGTGTAAtttaaagatataaaatatattatgagtATGACTGATGAATGAGGTGTGGATGACGTCAGGACGTAATGTTTGGCGGGACGGAAACGGTGGCGTCGGCAATAGAGTGGGCCATGGCGGAGCTAATGAGAAGCCCAGAAGACCTCAAGAAGGTCCAACAAGAGCTCGCCAACGTAGTCGGCCCGACCCGCAAAGTTGAAGAGCCCGACTTCGACAAGCTCACCTACCTCCGCTGCTGCCTCAAAGAGGTCCTCCGTCTCCACCCCCCCATCCCCCTCCTCCTCCACGAGACCGCCGCCGACGCCGTCGTCTCCGGCTACCACATCCCCGCTAAATCCCGCGTCATCATCAACGCGTGGGCCATCGGCCGCGACCAGACCTCGTGGGAGGACGCCGACTCCTTCAGACCGGCGCGGTTTCTCGGGGAGGGAGCGCCGGATTTCAAGGGGAGCAACTTCGAGTTCATTCCTTTCGGCTCGGGCCGGCGGTCGTGTCCCGGGATGCAGCTGGGACTGTACGCGCTGGAAGTGGCGGTGGCTCATCTCCTCCATTGTTTTACGTGGGAGTTGCCTGATGGGATGAAGCCTAGCGAGCTGGATATGGGTGATGTGTTTGGACTGACGGCTCCACGCGCCACCAGGCTGACGGCGGTGCCGAGCCCGCGGCTGCTCTGCCGGCTTTACTGAGCAGGAGGAGGGTCACCTGCATGGTTGTGGCCAGGAATGAAACCACtatatgtattttctttttcttttttattcctttttttttattattattatttggatttttcatatatgttttttttttcctttttaggGGAATgtatatggatatatatatatacatatatatatatgttattaggtgaaaagaaacaagaaataatcGAGTTGGACAAAAGATGGgatttgtatgtatatgttgatATGGgaaatttattgcattttaaaaaataagtcttGTTTGAATTCTTCAAGagtttttttgaaatttaaattttgttcattttgatCAATATCTTTTGAATGTGCAATATTTCTTACCAAAATTCCTCTTACTTGTAAATTTCAACCAGTTTTTATTGTCGGAGTAATAATTtgtaagaattatttataCCTATATTATTGtatctatttaatttgtaatggttatttaataatttaattttttatgaattgaatatttttatttatcacttaattaattaaaatttaataggaCTAAGCCAAATTTGTGACTTCTCcactgaatatatatatagtgaaggtttgaaattaaaactttatcaATCGGTGCACCGATTTCGTATTTtgaaccttttatttttttagatgaaaagtaaataaagaaattcgTTGATGTACTTCAGCCAGGATTGTTTATTAgagtttaagaaaattattatttattttttgctaggggaaaaaaagatatacataaaatacaaCTGCATTTATTACACAATTGATTAAATACaactaaaaatgcaaattGAAGTCACCCAACATATACatcatatactaataaatcttttacatcaatacaatttatatttgaaatattcaaataaaatccAATGTCTTGCATCCGATGGTTTGATAATGAACATCAAATATCTTAACCAAATCTcccatcaaaatttagctttttttttataaaaaaaaataaatctctatttatcatatatataatatatatttgaaaaaatcaatacttgATTTTATACGGTTAAttgttattcaaaattaaaacacgatcaaataccaaaatttttaaaaaatagtaccTAGTACAAAATACGgagttgaaaaatattgtttatccTACTAATCAAtaactaatattataatagaCCAATACCCGTACATTGTCGGGGGCTCGAGTCCATGACCAATTATGGGTTCCAAATTTGCCAAGAAAACTAGATGGTAATGACagtttattaaatatctttAAACATGGTACATTAGTCTTAGTTTAAGGTAGTTTAACCGCTAATCCAACTGTTTTCTTTCCTGTTTTTTTTGGTGGAATTTATTGCAAGAATCAGGATGATGAGCATCAGCCAAACATTAAAAAAGATGGCATTACAAACAAGTCTTTACATTATCAGAACAAAACAATGTATATTACAGTTCAATGGAGGGCAACAACAACTAAAACTTTGAACAAAGAGGAACTCTTACAACTGTAGGTTCAATCAATGAGAACactcttttgttttcatctcTAACAATGTCAGTCtatctttcttcttctacgaggattttaaacataaaaaccAGTATAAAATCCTTCATTTCTTCGGAAAAAAATACTCGAACTAAACTGCAGCTTCAGCTACATGAGAATGCGGATTACAGCAAGACCAACGGCTGATACAGAGGCCAGCGTACCTATGCAGTACTTGATTACATCGTATTTGGCTGCTTCTATTTGAGCCCGCAGCGCATGAATTTCCTGAGATCACAATACACATCAGGAAACGGGAACAATAGGGCCAGTTATATAGGCAACACCAGTTTCACGGATGTCACTTTGagcacccacacacacacattcttACTCGATCAAGTTTGTTAGTGAGGTTAGTCGTTTCTTGGTTTTGATTGTTCAGCTCGTCCCGAATTCTCCTGCATAAAGGGTGGcggaattttaattaacaaaccAAGAAAAGTGGCATGTAGCATAAATACAGttttttatgttgataatGCTTCAGTTTGCTAAAAAAATGCTAATGGTAATGGGAAACTTACCCCCTTTCAAGATTAAGATCAAGGCGTTGCCCAGCTGTGACTTTGTCGATTTCATACCTGATCCAAGATTAAGTTCTTGTCATTCAGAACCAACAATTGAAAGAAAAGGTTTCAGAGTAATGTAGGTTATCTATCTACAGACCTTAACTCACTACGCATCTTCTCTATGTCACTCTTGAGTTTTTCCGTCTCATGT includes the following:
- the LOC105171102 gene encoding cytochrome P450 84A1-like, yielding MEKKMMIAHLLQALEAKPLLIFFIISLLFLFVLSRFRRKPYPPGPRGWPVIGNMGMIDQLTHRGLANLAKQYGGILHLGIGSLHMVAVSKPDVAREVLQLQDNIFSNRPATVAIRYLTYDRADMAFAHYGPFWRQMRKLCVMKLFSRKRAESWDSVRDEVDDMVRTVAMSTGTAVNIGELVFGLTRNIIYRAAFGSSSHEGQDDFIKILQEFSKLFGAFNIADFIPWLGWMDPQGLNSRLAKARASLDGFIDSIIDDHMQRRKPEVGSGEARDTDMVDELLAFYSDDDEAKVSEAEDLQSSIKLTRDNIKAIIMDVMFGGTETVASAIEWAMAELMRSPEDLKKVQQELANVVGPTRKVEEPDFDKLTYLRCCLKEVLRLHPPIPLLLHETAADAVVSGYHIPAKSRVIINAWAIGRDQTSWEDADSFRPARFLGEGAPDFKGSNFEFIPFGSGRRSCPGMQLGLYALEVAVAHLLHCFTWELPDGMKPSELDMGDVFGLTAPRATRLTAVPSPRLLCRLY